In the Cydia fagiglandana chromosome 5, ilCydFagi1.1, whole genome shotgun sequence genome, one interval contains:
- the LOC134664640 gene encoding terminal nucleotidyltransferase 5C isoform X2: MGVIKVSPDAASLISVCDMLDDMKSESSYTSSEEGCGGGERHAVLSYEQVSRLNDVMDEVVAIHGRGNYPTLHVRLRELVAGVRARLEAPQAAGGAGVAVRDVRLNGGAASHVLADRPQPYSDIDLIFTADLPTARHCDRVKAAVLGHLSTLLPPATPRRRASTAGLKEAYVSKMVRVNSDGDRWSLISLGNSRGHKSVELKFVDTMRRQFEFSVDSFQIALDSLLAFHECAALPIGENFYPTVVGESVYGDFREALIHLTEKLIATRQPEEIRGGGLLKYCALLAKGYRAARPDRIKTLERYMCSRFFIDFPELGQQRAKLEAYLRNHFVGREEEALKHRYLTLLHGVVRESTVCLMGHERRQTLALIEHLACRELCARTPVLLAPGVGVGVGVGVGVGVGGYYVCVCAACAACAACPACAASYCQCCRPQMCPA; encoded by the coding sequence AGCGAGTCGAGCTACACATCATCGGAGGAGGGatgcggcggcggcgagcggcaCGCCGTGCTGAGTTACGAGCAGGTGTCGCGGCTCAACGACGTCATGGACGAGGTGGTGGCCATCCACGGCCGCGGCAACTACCCCACGCTGCACGTGCGCCTGCGGGAGCTGGTGGCCGGCGTGCGGGCGCGGCTTGAAGCCCCCCAGGCCGCCGGCGGGGCCGGCGTCGCCGTCCGCGACGTCCGTCTCAACGGCGGAGCGGCTTCTCACGTTCTCGCCGACCGCCCCCAGCCCTACTCCGACATCGACCTCATTTTCACCGCCGACCTCCCCACCGCGCGCCACTGCGACCGCGTGAAGGCCGCCGTGCTCGGCCATCTCTCCACCCTCCTACCCCCGGCCACCCCACGCCGCCGCGCCTCCACTGCCGGCCTAAAAGAAGCCTACGTCTCCAAAATGGTCCGCGTCAACTCCGACGGCGACCGCTGGTCGCTCATCTCCCTCGGAAACTCCCGCGGGCACAAATCTGTGGAGCTCAAGTTCGTGGACACCATGCGGCGTCAGTTTGAGTTCTCCGTGGACTCGTTCCAGATCGCGCTAGATTCGCTACTCGCGTTCCACGAGTGCGCGGCGCTGCCCATCGGCGAGAACTTCTATCCGACCGTAGTCGGCGAGTCAGTGTACGGAGATTTCCGCGAAGCTCTGATCCACCTAACGGAGAAGTTGATCGCGACACGCCAGCCCGAGGAAATCCGCGGCGGCGGCCTGCTCAAGTATTGCGCTTTACTGGCTAAAGGATATAGGGCCGCGCGGCCGGATCGCATCAAGACGCTAGAGCGATATATGTGCTCGCGGTTCTTCATCGACTTCCCCGAGCTCGGCCAGCAGCGCGCCAAGCTCGAGGCGTACCTACGGAATCACTTCGTCGGGCGCGAGGAGGAGGCCCTCAAGCACCGCTATTTAACGCTGCTGCACGGTGTAGTCCGCGAGTCGACAGTGTGCCTCATGGGCCACGAGCGGCGGCAGACCCTGGCGCTGATCGAGCACCTGGCGTGCCGGGAGCTGTGCGCGCGGACGCCGGTGCTGCTGGCGCCGGGCGTGGGCGTGGGGGTGGGGGTGGGGGTGGGAGTGGGAGTGGGCGGCTACtacgtgtgcgtgtgcgcggCGTGTGCGGCGTGCGCGGCGTGCCCCGCCTGCGCCGCGTCCTACTGCCAGTGCTGCCGCCCGCAGATGTGCCCCGCGTGA